From a single Silene latifolia isolate original U9 population chromosome 6, ASM4854445v1, whole genome shotgun sequence genomic region:
- the LOC141586838 gene encoding uncharacterized protein LOC141586838: protein MIVGFLKGLSSLACTHLINPQIPLINPKKITQIPQPTSTMNSLTTRTKPISQLLKPTSRTLFISLFSTSSPSSSHRYIPHEKPVSEEKQSKSSNALNLVAKTNMVGNSEASLGFISKIVNWCKTWRDETGVDKPNEFQSSTIEPSPAEEDARKFDEVPPLKKPVSEEKQSKSSNSMTLVAKTDTIEKSKASLGWDFSPNEYQSLAIEPSPVKEDTRKSDKVPPSTRKHDLLTKDSFWSALRSFFKTNRGSEIVFNALSREQIADKLRKEGLLFLRPLQSIDIYHLVDLLITEKKWIKELPTKNPRFKLVSLYEESSTPTQPHNPTRLSSIFLNPQSPDNSQLRVSSIAPPLKELSEKSRTEILADCQKLLDEILSQNPDGFNMSIFKKKFLKKYGYALDHQKLGYPKLASLLQVKPGVKVKAARVFLDNVVYSPEVKSLGLKKSTGSDSELSDSARKDDEVEDEFSELGPVVKSDLSLNGSNGEYESAMSVDDVFSDSEKEEHSCSSNPVKGEEQSNSQVVEDDNSLLQILNSRYSTPSARATRETISWILTANPTLPKMKSARQDH from the exons ATGATTGTAGGGTTTTTGAAGGGTTTAAGCTCACTTGCTTGCACCCATTTGATCAACCCCCAAATTCCTCTGATAAACCCTAAAAAAATCACCCAAATTCCTCAACCAACATCAACAATGAATTCCCTAACCACAAGAACAAAACCCATTTCACAACTCCTAAAACCCACCTCAAGAACCCTCTTCATTTCCCTCTTTTCCACTTCTTCACCATCATCATCGCACCGCTATATCCCTCATG AAAAGCCAGTATCCGAAGAAAAGCAGAGTAAATCAAGCAATGCATTGAACCTCGTTGCCAAAACTAACATGGTTGGCAACTCTGAAGCTAGTTTAGGTTTCATTTCTAAGATAGTAAACTGGTGTAAAACTTGGAGGGATGAGACAGGTGTCGATAAGCCCAATGAATTTCAGTCATCCACTATAGAACCAAGTCCGGCTGAAGAAGACGCAAGGAAATTTGATGAAGTTCCACCCTTGAAAAAGCCAGTATCCGAAGAAAAGCAGAGTAAATCAAGCAATTCTATGACCCTTGTTGCAAAAACTGACACTATTGAAAAGTCCAAAGCTTCTTTAGGATGGGATTTTAGTCCGAATGAATATCAATCACTCGCTATAGAGCCAAGTCCTGTTAAAGAAGACACGAGGAAATCTGATAAAGTCCCACCTTCGACAAGAAAGCATGACCTTTTGACGAAGGATTCATTTTGGAGTGCTCTTCGTTCTTTTTTCAAAACAAACCGAGGATCAGAAATTGTCTTCAACGCACTATCAAG GGAGCAGATTGCTGATAAGCTACGAAAGGAGGGGCTCTTGTTTCTTCGACCTCTTCAGTCAATTGATATTTATCACTTGGTAGATTTACTAATTACAGAGAAGAAATGGATTAAGGAGCTCCCTACTAAAAACCCTCGATTTAAACTCGTTTCTCTATATGAAGAATCCTCGACTCCCACACAACCTCATAACCCAACTAGGTTGAGTTCCATATTCTTGAATCCTCAGTCTCCTGATAATTCTCAGTTAAGGGTTTCCTCCATTGCTCCCCCTCTCAAGGAGCTTTCAGAAAAGTCCAGGACTGAGATCCTGGCAGATTGTCAGAAACTGTTGGATGAGATTTTATCTCAGAATCCTGATGGCTTCAATATGagtattttcaaaaagaagtttcTAAAGAAATATGGATATGCTCTCGACCACCAAAAACTCGGATATCCGAAACTTGCTTCTCTCCTTCAGGTAAAGCCTGGGGTAAAAGTAAAAGCCGCCCGGGTTTTTCTTGATAATGTAGTTTACTCTCCTGAGGTTAAATCCTTGGGGTTGAAGAAGTCAACCGGGTCAGACAGTGAACTGTCTGACTCAGCTCGGAAAGATGATGAAGTGGAGGATGAGTTTTCAGAACTTGGGCCTGTTGTCAAGTCGGATCTTAGCCTAAACGGGTCTAATGGTGAATATGAATCGGCCATGTCTGTGGATGATGTGTTTTCAGACTCAGAAAAAGAGGAGCATTCATGTTCGTCAAATCCGGTCAAAGGGGAGGAGCAAAGTAACTCACAGGTGGTCGAGGATGACAACTCGTTATTGCAAATCCTGAATTCCCGGTATAGCACACCAAGTGCGAGAGCAACCCGAGAGACAATAAGTTGGATTCTCACAGCCAACCCCACTCTTCCTAAGATGAAATCAGCCCGTCAGGATCATTGA